The Lolium rigidum isolate FL_2022 chromosome 2, APGP_CSIRO_Lrig_0.1, whole genome shotgun sequence genomic interval GGGTAGAGGTGTGATCCTGACCCTTGTGGCGCGatggcaggaggaggagggaaagcCAGGCCGCTGGAGTTCACGCCGACATGGATCGTCGCCTCCGTCTGctccatcatcgtcatcatctcgcTGATCTTCGAGCGATTGCTCCACCACCTAGGCAAGGTATGTGCGTCACTGCTTCTGCAGCCATGGGACACCTGACCATGGAGCTGAAGTTTCTGTCCAGTCGACCGATCACCAGCTGACTGTTGACTCGCACGCAGAGGCTGATGAGGAGCCGAAAGAAGCCACTGTACGAGACCCTGCTCaaggtgaaggaggagctgatgctgCTGGGGTTCATTTCCCTGCTGCTCAACGTGCTGCAGGGCCCCATGGGGAGGTGGTGCGTGAGCCCAGACATCATGCGCCACCTGCTGCCCTGCAAGCCGCCGCCGCGCGCATCGCGCGACACCGAGCACCTCGGCGACGCCGTGTTCGCCGGCGCGATGGGCGGGGCGAGGCGGCTCCTGGCTGGAGGAGACGACTCTGAAGACTACTGCATGCAAAAGGTATTATCAGTACAGCTTAACTGCCACCAAACGAGTGCTTGAtttttttatctaaaaaaaacgaGTGCTTGATTTcgtctttgctgcaccttttgttTTCTAAGAGTATTTAATTTCCATCTTTTGATCCTTTCAACCATATTCTTATCTAGCGGTTCATTTGGTGCCAATTGTCATGCAGGGCAAAGTTTCATTGCTTTCGGCTGAAGCTATTCACGAGCTACACATATTTATCTTCGTGCTGGCGGTCACTCATTTTGTTCTCAGCGCTATTACAGTTCTTCTAGGAATTGCGCAGGTACAGATGATTATTATTAGTATAATTAACAAGTAATTAATCTATCATACTTTTCTTAAAAATGTTTTGACCTGTCATCTAGACGAGAAATTGGCAACATTGGGAgaccaaaatccaagaaaaagatGTCGATGGTAATTAAGACTTGTCGATTTTAGCGCTTGATGAGTTTAAAGATTTTTCCTCAAGATGAAGTTATGTAATATTTTATGTTGGGCCATAACTTCCCGCAGCTTCTCAAATGATCAAGCATGTTCAAGAATTCAAATTTATTCAAGACCACTTTAGAGGTCATCGAAAACGGTGGAAGACTGTTGGCTGGATGGTATGattttttctgttctgttctaaaTGTCCGTACAATAatacatatttttattttgttcttgATTATAAGTGGGAAATAAGACAGTTCATCATCATATTAGCGTTCCTTCTTCAAACAATTCTATGGATCCGTCACCAAGGAGGACTACACAGCGATGCGACTTGGTTTCATCATGGTAATAATTGTTACCAATACAAGTCACTGATATGCATAATTTCGGGTATGCCGTTTTATAAGTGGAAGAAATTGATATGTGCTTCTTCTGTGTTCACAGAAACACTGTAGTGGAAACCCAAAATTCAGGTTTTACAATTACATGATTAGAGCACTGGAGGTTGATTTCAGGAAGGTTGTTGGTATCAGGTAAATAATCGATTTTACTATAACAAATGCATGGCATATATCAATACAGAAGACAGCTAATTAGTGTGAGTGTTGTTCTAATGCAGTTGGTACCTTTGGGCTATGCTTATGATATTATTAGTACTGAATGTTCAAGGTATGTATCACTAGCAGTCTTATGTTATAACCCAGTAACATGATACCTGTGGTGAAATCGGCATGAAAGTTCTTTATGATTATGTTTTTGGTTTGTTCACTAGGTATATTTTGTTGCTTTATATGAAACTTAACGTCAAAtatttgttgttgttattgtaggATGGTATGTCTACATTTGGATATCGTTGGTTCCATTCATCGTAAGTAACCATGGTATACACCAATACAAAAATCACGGAGACAAAACTTCGTCTCTATTTATGCATGTCTCAGAGCTTTGTAGTATTATTAGTTTTATGTGAGACGATACTTCTACATAATGCCTTCAAAAGATGCCAAAATAAATCATGACATTAATTTATACATTCATTTGACAGATCCTACTTGTGGTAGGAAGTAAGCTGGAGCACATCATCACAGAATTGGCTTATGAGGTTGCGCAGAAGAACAGACCGATTCAAGGGGATTTAGTAGTAGCTCCTTCAGATGATTTCTTTTGGTTCCGTCAGCCTAAATTAGTCCTCCTTTTGATCCACATCGTCCTATTCCAAAATGCATTTGAAATTGCATTTTTCTTTTGGCTCTTGGTAAGAAAATAAGTTAATTGGTCGATTATGGGCCCAAATTAACTTCCACTTTATCTATCATATAAATGATGCACTTGTATGGACTATATGTTCCATACTTGATAGTCCCAAATCCTAATATAATAAGTACGAATAGAGCTAACTCGCACAATCATGAACCTTGCAGGTCACGTATGGCTTCAAATCGTGCATCATGGGAAAACCAGCATATGCTATTACTCGAGTTGTCATAAGGTACAAGAAAAATCACTACACTGCAATTTCATATTAACACACCTTGAGAACGTACTcattgctcttcttctttcagtgTCGTTAGCCAGCTTCTTTGCGGATACAGCACCCTACCGCTTTACGCCATCGTCTCTCATGTGAGTTCACTTTTGTTGGGATTTCATTAGTACTCACTTTAATTTGACTTATAAATAGCTAACAAACAACACAAAGTTTGTTTTCACAATTTAATGCCACAATATAGGTACTTATTAACATGGTCTAACTACTACATTTTGATGTATAATTGTATTCTAATTTCATGTCCTTATTTCCGAAGATGGGAAATTCATTCAAGAAATCTATATTTGATGAGAATGTGACCGAAGGCCTTGCCATCTGGGCTGACAAGGCTAGGAGACGAAGAACCACCGTATATACAACAAATTCACCAAATGAGGCAAATAGTGGAGAAATTCAAATGCAAAATACACGGGACACCTCATTGCTGGAGGAAGGGACGGCTAGGATAGTATAATTGCATACATTTGCCAATGCAAAGGGTTCTAGAGTACCATTTGGTAAATTGTACAGTTATTTCTCTTCTGCAAACTACTATTGCAAAAGTTATCCTTTGGTAGCACTGACTCTTGATGTGCTTGATATGGAAATCAAATTAAACTAAATTGTATGTTTACAAAAGTAGAAGATGAGATGTATACTAGCTAGATGGCGAAGATGCTCCTCAATATGTTAGGTTGCATCTCTATTGTGTTGCTTGTAGCTTGAGTTCATCCTCCTGCAAGGACCACCAAGTCTTTTATATCTACGCCTGATACCCAAAGTGTAGAAGATCAAAAATGCCTTTGTTGAAACTTGTTTTACCTAAATTTACATTTGACATAATGGAACCAGGTTAATTAGTAGTTTTTTTTTACAGGTCAGGCATCACTCTCAACTGCACGAGCACTTGACACTAACTTCCTAGAAAATTTTAGCAAGCAGATAAGTGAAAATTTTGACTGTGACTATAATAATTGTAGAAAACTAAATAGAACTCAGTGGTGGAGGAGCCAATATGGCAAGGTGTGGCATCCGCCATACCTTGATCTCTACACAAATACCTACTTCTTGCTTGCAACTTGTGGTAGCAAGAAACAAAGACTCGAGATACCATGAAGACTACCACGTCCTGGTTATGTTCAGTAGAGCGAGTAATGCATGGAAGGCCACAAATAGTAGGCTTGACAGTGTGATATAAAAAAAACTATGCCTGGCACTACTAATCACTTACATCGCTTAAAACTTTACTAATTCATCTACAAATTAAGCTGGTTCCATGCTTTAGTGCCTACAATGCATCAATTTAACATTTTTCTCATTCCTGTGTGCTATCGACATGCCATACCATAATTTTGGTTCGTCATCTGCCACTGATGGAACTGGGACAAAATGGGACCTTCCAGTGGGTCGTAGTTATGACAGATGAATTTTTCCCACCAAACCTGACAACAATAGTATTGGTCCACCCAGTTAGTACAAATGGTCTTTTAATGGATCATCCGTTTATGACAGAATAGGTTCATCACATAAACGACGCCATTTTGGATAGCGGAATAATTACGGGCCAAACGGGTAATCCTACGCGGCGCCATGTCACCTAATTTGCGGAATACCGCTCTTCTATGACAGAAATTTGTCATGACAGATAAGCATATGTGTAGCAGTGAAGGTTATCAATATGTGACCGTTATCAAGGACAATACATCGATAGATTTTCTGGAAAAGGGGAAGGAGCCCTGGCCTCTGCATATATGGGTAATGGTGGTGGACTGAAGACTGTTTCTGCAAGCAAACTAAGAAAGCTCACATTGTAATCTTGTTCACATCATTTTTTATGGGGAAGCACACATTGTAATCAACGTTACCGGTTTGTAGCCCTTGTTCTTTTGTGTCGATTAAGCTGTGCTTTGGAATATAAATTGTAGTGTCGTGCCATTTTTATCTTATTGAGGGCCATGTAAGACAATTATAAATGGATCAAGAGCAGGGATGTTCATTGGGATGAACACCAGCAATTTTGTTCAGGTTGTTGAGGAATAACGAACAAGGGGACGTTGTGAACCTACTGACATTGGCCATGGCCGGCGGAGCAGAAGGCAAACCCAAGCCGCTCGAGTTCACGCCGACATGGATCGTGGCATCCATCTGCTccgtcatcatcgtcatctccCTGCTGTTCGAGCGCTTCCTCCACCGCCTAGGCAAGGTACACGTCTGTTTGATCGATGAAGCAAGCTGCGTAGCATGTCTGAATTTCTCCTCGATCACCTACTGAGCATAATTCAGTGACTGATAAATCGTTACTCTGTGATTGCGTTTGGGCACGTACCTTTGCAGAGGCTGATGCGGAGTCGCAAGAAGCCGCTGTACGAGGCACTCCTCAGGGTGAAGGAGGAACTGATGGTCCTGGGGTTCATATCGCTGCTGCTCACCGTGTTCCAAGGCGCCATGGGCAGGCTGTGCGTCCGACGGAGCATCATGCGCCACCTGctgccctgtaagccgccgccacTAGGCGCCGCCGCCGAGACAGCGCACTTTGGTGACGCCGTGTTCACCGGCGTGCTGGGTGGGGCGAGGCGGCTTCTGGCTGGTGGAGCCATCTCCGGTGACTACTGCGTGAACAAGGTACAAGGTAGCTGAGATTTAGGAATATTTCAGACAACTTGTGAGCAGTCAACTCTCGACAGCTCCACTAATTCTAAAATCCAATATGTGTATTGTTTTTCATCTTTGATGCATTCCCCCTTAATGATTCACAGATGTTATTCCTCATGTAGGGTAAAGTTCCAGTATTATCTGCTGAAGCCATTCATCAGTTGCACATATTTATCTTCGTCTTGGCGGTCACACATTTTATTCTCAGTGCCATCACAGTTCTGCTTGGAGTTGCGCAGGTGCTAATAAAACTCAAAAACATGTGtattaacaagtagtaatcaatcaTGTTCTCTCCctaaacattttttttttcaattttgccaTCTAGACTAGAAACTGGAGGCACTGGGAGAGCAAGATTCAAACAAACAACGAAAGTGGTATTATAAACACGTTTGCAAATTTGGATAGTGGAGCTTCAGATTTTCTCTCAACATAAGTTTATGTGCTATTATTTACTTATTATGAACTTTGGGACACATTTGCAGCTCCTGAAAATTTCAAACATATTCAAGAGTTCACGTTTATTCAGGATCACTTTAAAGGCCATAGAAAACGCTGGAGGATATTTGGCTGGATGGTACACTTTTTGGATCAATACATAATTCGTATTACATTTGTTCTTGATTGATTGTTGTAGTAAATCTGATACAGCCTATACTGTAGCGCTCCTTCTTCAAACAATTCTATGGATCTGTCACTGAGGAAGACTACAGAACAATGCGACTAGGTTTCATCATGGTAACTAATTTACTTATATGTCGCCATCAGTCACTTTTATATGTGTTTATGTTAGTGGAACTAATTTACATGTTCTTCTTTCCTTTTTGCAGAAACACTGTACCCCAAACTTCAATTTTTACAACTACATGATTAGAGCACTGGAAGTTGATTTCAAGAAGGTCGTGGGTGTTAGgtaaattatcaatgcaataattgCAAAATGTATGGCATATTTTGTATAATGAACATCCAGCATATAAATAACTAATTTGTACATTGTTCTAATGTAGTTGGTACCTATgggctatgttgatgatattcttATTGCTGAATGTTCAAGGTTTGTATCACTATTGGTCATAAGCTATTACCCATATGGATATACTCATTGTTAAATGACCATAATTGTTTTTTCTACGTTCACTAAATAGTATCATATTGTTCATGTGAAAATAACTCCTTACTTTTTTATGATTACTGTAGGATGGTATGTCTACATCTGGATATCGACCGCTCCGTTCCTTGTAAGTGAACATGACAAATACCATCAGTATCAAAACAGAAATAACTAACCATGGAAAAATTGAGCGCATGACTTCTCCATAGCACCACAATGCTTACAATAAACATAGTTCTTATTTATAACAATGAGCATTTGTATAGGTATAACAATGATCAataaatgattttttttgttttggcaGATGTTACTGGTGGTTGGGAGTAAGATGGAGCACATCATTACAGAATTGGCTTATGAGGTTGCCCAAAAGCATACAGCGATTCAAGGAGATTTAGTAGTAGCACCTTCAGATGATTTTTTTTGGTTCCATCGGCCTAAATTAGTCCTTTTGTTGATCCACGTCGTCCTGTTCCAAAATGCATTTGAGATTGCATTTTTCTTTTGGCTTTTGGTAAGAACACTAAGATTAATTTATTATCATCTCAAATGAATTTCTAGTTTGAAAGACAAGTCATAAAAATGATGAAATTATTGCTAGATGGTGGTCTATAATCTTAATCTAATACTTGTATAGGCAGAAATAGACCTAAATCTTGCATTTATCTTAAACCTTGCAGGTATCATATGGATTCAAATCATGCATCATGGGAAACCCAGCATATGCTATTGCTCGAATTGTCATAAGGTATCATCTAAATAATGTGTAAGGTGTAGCAGCTACATCTAGTCATTTCGCTAAACACAttgtttgtttcctttctctCAGTATCGTCAGCCAACTCCTTTGTGGTTACGTGACCCTACCTCTGTACGCCATTGTCTCGCATGTGAGTTTATATTAGAATCTAAGTGGATTACTATTAGCCTTTTCTATTTGGCTTTTGATGTTTGCTTAGTTCATTGGTCCACCAGTACaaagatttttggtgtaattttttTTACATAAAATGACATATGAAAGTAATCATATAAATTatcatttatatgaataatatgttTTTAAAAATTCATGCCACCATGTAGGTACTTACTACATGATTTATCTAACTACTTTAGTCTCAATGTTTTATCCTAATTTCATCTACTTATTGGTGAAGATGGGGAGCTCTTTCAAAAAAGCTATATTTGATGACAATGTGACTGAAGGCCTTGCCAACTGGGCTGAAAGAGCTAGGAGGCGCACAATAATATCtagtaaaactactgtaaacgtaAGTGACCCGCCCGTTGACGAGGCAAATGATGCTGCAATTCAAATGACAAATACACATGCAATCTCATCAGATGAGCAAGGAACTAGCCTTACATGATTGTATACTTATTTTGTAGACACAGAGGGTTCAATGCCATTATGGCTATTGTATGACTAGTTCCAGTTGTACCATTAAAATTCAACATGTATTGAGTAAATATCTTTGGATAAATCTGGTTCTTGTTGTGCCCGGTACATTTTCACCTCAATATATATAGCATAAAACTATGCAATAAATGGTTATACTTGTGTAGAAAAAATGACT includes:
- the LOC124692085 gene encoding MLO-like protein 1 encodes the protein MAGGGGKARPLEFTPTWIVASVCSIIVIISLIFERLLHHLGKRLMRSRKKPLYETLLKVKEELMLLGFISLLLNVLQGPMGRWCVSPDIMRHLLPCKPPPRASRDTEHLGDAVFAGAMGGARRLLAGGDDSEDYCMQKGKVSLLSAEAIHELHIFIFVLAVTHFVLSAITVLLGIAQTRNWQHWETKIQEKDVDASQMIKHVQEFKFIQDHFRGHRKRWKTVGWMRSFFKQFYGSVTKEDYTAMRLGFIMKHCSGNPKFRFYNYMIRALEVDFRKVVGISWYLWAMLMILLVLNVQGWYVYIWISLVPFIILLVVGSKLEHIITELAYEVAQKNRPIQGDLVVAPSDDFFWFRQPKLVLLLIHIVLFQNAFEIAFFFWLLVTYGFKSCIMGKPAYAITRVVISVVSQLLCGYSTLPLYAIVSHMGNSFKKSIFDENVTEGLAIWADKARRRRTTVYTTNSPNEANSGEIQMQNTRDTSLLEEGTARIV
- the LOC124689974 gene encoding MLO-like protein 1: MAGGAEGKPKPLEFTPTWIVASICSVIIVISLLFERFLHRLGKRLMRSRKKPLYEALLRVKEELMVLGFISLLLTVFQGAMGRLCVRRSIMRHLLPCKPPPLGAAAETAHFGDAVFTGVLGGARRLLAGGAISGDYCVNKGKVPVLSAEAIHQLHIFIFVLAVTHFILSAITVLLGVAQTRNWRHWESKIQTNNESAPENFKHIQEFTFIQDHFKGHRKRWRIFGWMRSFFKQFYGSVTEEDYRTMRLGFIMKHCTPNFNFYNYMIRALEVDFKKVVGVSWYLWAMLMIFLLLNVQGWYVYIWISTAPFLMLLVVGSKMEHIITELAYEVAQKHTAIQGDLVVAPSDDFFWFHRPKLVLLLIHVVLFQNAFEIAFFFWLLVSYGFKSCIMGNPAYAIARIVISIVSQLLCGYVTLPLYAIVSHMGSSFKKAIFDDNVTEGLANWAERARRRTIISSKTTVNVSDPPVDEANDAAIQMTNTHAISSDEQGTSLT